A stretch of the Haloarcula ordinaria genome encodes the following:
- a CDS encoding DUF2249 domain-containing protein, producing MPATTLDLRDMPPSDRHPKIHDAFAALEAGETLRIVNDHDPKPLFYEFEAEVDAFDGENYDCRRMGQEKYVADLPKTHA from the coding sequence ATGCCAGCGACGACACTCGACCTCAGAGACATGCCGCCGTCCGACCGCCACCCGAAGATTCACGACGCCTTCGCGGCGCTGGAGGCCGGCGAGACGCTCCGTATCGTCAACGACCACGACCCGAAGCCACTGTTCTACGAGTTCGAGGCCGAGGTCGACGCCTTCGACGGCGAGAACTACGACTGTCGTCGGATGGGACAGGAAAAGTACGTCGCCGACCTCCCGAAGACGCATGCCTGA
- a CDS encoding site-2 protease family protein, protein MVSTLTWVLAGLVAYSFVAMLLRARGVVPEYIRFTGPITTLHTQRGKEFLDWLARPKRFWRAWGNLGVGIALVVMAGSFLLVAVGAVQAILDPQPSALNEPRNALAIPGVNDFLPLSVAPEIVLGLALGLIVHEGGHGLLCRVEDIDIKSMGLAMLAVIPIGAFVEPDEEKLLKSDRGAQTRMYAAGVTNNFALAFVALVLLFGPVAGAISVVDGVPVGGTLEGTPAATAGLDSGDVITAVDGVSVENARDLEAVLAANDNETVSVARRGGETVTVDRAVVVASAVQSSQLRNGDTITAVNGTAVTTQSQFERAARNTTVATLQTQGGESVTMPLGSYVLVAEDGALAAAGGPAGESMVLTALDGQRIHDSEALLSALDETQPGDQVSVTGYVDGERRTYEVTLGSSDGSDNGILGINALAGVSGVSVNDFGIDEYPAATFLSFIGGETDDPTADRGFSFAQRVFGVLILPFIGVAGGFGYNFAGFTGIATNFYTVQGPLAALGTGGVFLLANALFWTGWINVVIGQFNCVPTFPLDGGHILRTTTESFVSRLPIPDRRRLTTAVTLTVTLSMIGGLILMVFGPRLFA, encoded by the coding sequence ATGGTAAGCACGCTGACGTGGGTCCTCGCGGGCCTCGTCGCCTACAGTTTCGTGGCGATGCTCCTCCGTGCCCGTGGCGTGGTGCCCGAGTACATCCGGTTCACCGGCCCGATTACGACCCTGCACACCCAGCGGGGCAAGGAGTTCCTCGATTGGCTGGCCAGGCCCAAGCGGTTCTGGCGGGCCTGGGGGAACCTCGGGGTCGGCATCGCGCTGGTCGTGATGGCCGGGTCCTTCCTGCTGGTCGCGGTGGGGGCCGTCCAGGCCATCCTCGACCCACAGCCCTCCGCGCTGAACGAACCGCGTAACGCGCTGGCGATTCCCGGCGTCAACGACTTCCTCCCGCTGTCTGTCGCCCCCGAAATCGTCCTCGGCCTGGCACTCGGCCTCATCGTCCACGAGGGCGGCCACGGCCTGCTCTGCCGCGTCGAGGACATCGACATCAAGTCGATGGGGCTGGCGATGCTGGCCGTGATTCCCATCGGGGCCTTCGTCGAACCCGACGAGGAGAAACTCCTGAAGTCCGACCGCGGCGCCCAGACCCGGATGTACGCCGCGGGCGTCACGAACAACTTCGCGCTCGCCTTCGTCGCGCTCGTCTTGCTCTTTGGCCCGGTCGCGGGCGCTATCTCCGTCGTCGACGGCGTCCCGGTCGGCGGGACGCTCGAAGGCACCCCGGCCGCGACGGCCGGCCTCGACTCCGGCGACGTCATCACCGCCGTCGACGGCGTCAGCGTCGAGAACGCCCGCGACCTTGAGGCGGTCCTCGCGGCCAACGACAACGAGACGGTGTCCGTCGCGCGACGCGGCGGCGAGACAGTCACGGTCGACCGGGCCGTCGTCGTCGCCAGCGCGGTCCAGAGCTCGCAGTTGCGAAACGGCGACACGATAACCGCCGTCAACGGGACGGCGGTGACGACCCAGAGCCAGTTCGAGCGGGCCGCACGCAACACCACCGTCGCGACGCTCCAGACCCAGGGCGGCGAGTCGGTGACGATGCCGCTCGGGAGTTATGTCCTCGTGGCCGAGGACGGGGCGCTCGCCGCGGCCGGCGGCCCGGCCGGCGAGTCGATGGTACTCACCGCCCTCGACGGGCAGCGAATCCACGACTCCGAGGCGCTGTTGTCCGCACTCGACGAGACCCAGCCGGGCGACCAGGTGTCCGTCACGGGCTACGTCGACGGCGAGCGCCGGACCTACGAGGTCACGCTCGGGTCGAGCGACGGGTCTGACAACGGCATCCTCGGTATCAACGCGCTGGCGGGGGTCAGCGGCGTCTCGGTCAACGACTTCGGCATCGACGAGTACCCGGCCGCGACCTTCCTCTCATTCATCGGCGGCGAGACCGACGACCCGACGGCCGACCGCGGCTTCTCCTTCGCCCAGCGCGTCTTCGGCGTGCTCATCCTGCCCTTTATCGGCGTCGCCGGCGGCTTCGGCTACAACTTCGCGGGCTTCACCGGCATCGCGACGAACTTCTACACGGTCCAGGGGCCGCTCGCTGCGCTCGGCACCGGCGGCGTGTTCCTGCTCGCGAACGCCCTGTTCTGGACCGGGTGGATAAACGTCGTCATCGGGCAGTTCAACTGCGTCCCGACGTTCCCGCTGGACGGCGGGCACATCCTCCGGACGACGACGGAGTCGTTCGTCTCGCGGCTCCCGATTCCCGACCGACGCCGGCTGACGACGGCAGTGACGCTGACGGTGACGCTGTCGATGATCGGCGGGCTCATCTTGATGGTGTTCGGCCCGCGGCTGTTCGCCTGA
- a CDS encoding nitric-oxide reductase large subunit, translated as MQVTRQTLARLLVVAFVVNLVVMGAGAALAYEKAPPIPDRIEGPDGATLATSEDIRTGKTAFQRAGLMNHGSILGNGAYYGVDFTADALDLKVQYMRAYHARQEYGTGYDALSAERQAAIATRVEQRLDRRADGDVVQYSAAEAYAHRQVREEYVERYHEGSHDRGVPEGMIESERAARQFADFAMWTAWFSHADRPAGDHSYTNEWPYAPGAGNDATAAAMTWSVVAMVLLVAGVGLAVWLYRSIDLPEPDVDGIDVPKPDDVALFPGQRAATRFIPVAAGLFLSQVLLGGLLAHFYVERAAFFGLGELLGVNILQWLPFAIAKTWHIDLGILWIATLWLGAGLFLPPLLTGHEPARQGTFVNGLLGALVVVTVGGLVGIWLGAQGVFDGQLWWILGNEGLEYLEVGRLWQVGLLAGFLIWAGLAYRGFKPLLDDEPKYGLSHLILYAGGSIALLFCAGMLYTPQTNIAVTEFWRWWVVHMWVEGAFEFFIVAIVGITLVSMNLLKRRSAAKAVMFEALLVMGTGVIGVSHHYWWIGMPDLWVPIGSAFSTLELVPLVFILYEAINEYRAMATGGEAFPYTVPFMFIVASGVWNFVGAGVLGFFINLPLVNYYEHGTYLTVAHAHAAMFGAFGFLAIGMATYMLRISVDPTDWDGSWLRYAFWCWNAGLALMVLGSVTPVGFLQLEVAFTQGYDAARSVAFYERPLVELLFWARMPGDTLIILGTTIFTADVLRKRFDLRSVLADDDAPVSDPMVSDD; from the coding sequence ATGCAGGTGACCAGACAGACGCTCGCAAGACTCCTCGTCGTCGCGTTCGTCGTCAACCTCGTCGTGATGGGCGCCGGCGCGGCACTGGCCTACGAGAAGGCCCCGCCCATCCCCGACCGCATCGAGGGGCCCGACGGGGCGACGCTCGCGACCAGCGAGGACATCCGTACCGGGAAGACGGCCTTCCAGCGGGCCGGCCTGATGAATCACGGCTCGATTCTGGGCAACGGCGCGTACTACGGCGTCGACTTCACTGCCGACGCGCTGGACCTGAAGGTGCAGTACATGCGTGCGTACCACGCCCGCCAGGAGTACGGGACCGGCTACGACGCGCTCTCGGCGGAGCGCCAGGCCGCCATCGCCACCCGCGTCGAACAGCGACTCGACCGGCGGGCCGACGGCGACGTGGTCCAGTACTCCGCCGCCGAGGCGTACGCCCACCGACAGGTCCGGGAGGAGTACGTCGAGCGCTACCACGAGGGGAGTCACGACCGCGGCGTCCCCGAGGGAATGATCGAGAGCGAACGAGCGGCCAGGCAGTTCGCCGACTTCGCCATGTGGACGGCGTGGTTCTCCCACGCCGACCGGCCGGCGGGCGACCACTCCTACACGAACGAGTGGCCCTACGCGCCCGGCGCGGGCAACGACGCCACCGCCGCCGCGATGACCTGGAGCGTCGTCGCGATGGTCTTGCTGGTGGCTGGTGTGGGGCTCGCCGTCTGGCTCTACCGGAGCATCGACTTGCCCGAACCGGACGTCGACGGTATCGACGTCCCCAAACCGGACGACGTGGCGCTGTTCCCGGGGCAGCGAGCCGCGACGCGGTTCATCCCCGTCGCGGCCGGGCTGTTCCTCTCGCAGGTGCTGCTGGGCGGGCTGCTCGCGCACTTCTACGTCGAGCGGGCCGCCTTCTTCGGCCTTGGCGAGTTACTGGGGGTCAATATCCTCCAGTGGCTCCCCTTCGCCATCGCGAAGACGTGGCACATCGACCTCGGCATCCTCTGGATCGCGACCCTGTGGCTCGGCGCGGGCCTCTTCCTCCCGCCGCTGCTGACGGGGCACGAACCCGCTCGCCAGGGGACCTTCGTCAACGGGCTGCTGGGGGCGCTCGTGGTCGTCACCGTCGGCGGGCTGGTCGGTATCTGGCTCGGCGCGCAGGGTGTCTTCGACGGCCAGCTGTGGTGGATTCTCGGGAACGAGGGCCTGGAGTACCTCGAAGTCGGTCGGCTCTGGCAGGTCGGCCTGCTGGCGGGCTTCCTTATCTGGGCCGGCCTCGCCTACCGCGGGTTCAAACCGCTCCTCGACGACGAACCGAAGTACGGACTGTCGCATCTCATCCTCTACGCTGGCGGCTCCATCGCGCTGCTGTTCTGCGCCGGGATGCTCTACACCCCACAGACGAACATCGCGGTCACGGAGTTCTGGCGCTGGTGGGTCGTCCACATGTGGGTCGAGGGGGCCTTCGAGTTCTTCATCGTCGCCATCGTCGGCATCACGCTGGTGTCGATGAACCTCCTGAAGCGCCGGAGCGCCGCCAAGGCGGTGATGTTCGAGGCGCTGCTGGTTATGGGCACCGGCGTCATCGGCGTCTCCCATCACTACTGGTGGATCGGCATGCCCGACCTCTGGGTGCCCATCGGGAGTGCCTTCTCGACGCTCGAACTCGTCCCGCTCGTGTTCATCCTCTACGAGGCCATCAACGAGTACCGAGCCATGGCGACCGGCGGCGAGGCGTTCCCCTACACCGTCCCGTTCATGTTCATCGTCGCCTCCGGCGTCTGGAACTTCGTCGGCGCCGGTGTGCTGGGCTTCTTCATCAACCTCCCGCTGGTGAACTACTACGAGCACGGCACCTACCTCACGGTCGCACACGCTCACGCGGCGATGTTCGGGGCCTTCGGCTTCCTCGCGATAGGGATGGCGACCTACATGCTCCGAATCAGCGTCGACCCGACCGACTGGGACGGCTCGTGGCTCCGCTACGCGTTCTGGTGCTGGAACGCCGGCCTGGCGCTGATGGTGCTCGGCTCCGTCACGCCGGTCGGGTTCCTCCAACTGGAGGTGGCGTTCACGCAGGGCTACGACGCCGCCCGGAGCGTCGCCTTCTACGAGCGACCGCTCGTGGAACTGCTGTTCTGGGCGCGGATGCCCGGTGACACGCTCATCATCCTCGGGACGACCATCTTCACCGCGGACGTGCTCCGCAAGCGGTTCGACCTGCGCTCGGTGTTGGCCGACGACGACGCACCGGTGTCCGACCCGATGGTTTCGGACGACTAG
- a CDS encoding cupin domain-containing protein, which translates to MPDTDATEHVSLDNLAEGSRQSLFEAGPRTVRLALDAGEDVPAHRHSDRNIVCHLVAGELVLGLGSETVALSAGEVVRFDGDQDISLRAETDCEALLVLSPAV; encoded by the coding sequence ATGCCTGACACCGACGCGACCGAGCACGTCTCGCTCGACAACCTGGCGGAAGGCAGTCGCCAGTCACTGTTCGAGGCCGGACCCAGGACCGTCCGGCTCGCACTCGACGCCGGCGAGGACGTGCCAGCACATCGACATTCCGACCGGAACATCGTCTGTCACCTCGTCGCGGGCGAGCTCGTACTCGGCCTCGGTTCGGAGACGGTCGCGCTGTCGGCAGGCGAGGTAGTCCGGTTCGACGGCGACCAGGACATCTCCCTGCGGGCCGAAACCGACTGCGAGGCGCTGCTGGTGCTTTCACCTGCCGTCTGA
- the nirK gene encoding copper-containing nitrite reductase, translating into MSTIPTATRRRVLEALGAGTAVMAGCAAPGDPDGGQATEQPTEQRTEPQEPAMNPAKSTDVDRVAADPTDIPDPIDRSTPTSHTIEMTTSEVVAEVEPGVTYTYMTFDEQIPGPMIRVRQGDTVELTVTNESSSSMPHNVDLHAVRGTGGGAEASMVAPGESATFKFKATYPGAFIYHCAVPNLDMHISSGMFGLIVVEPKEGLPEVDREFYFGQNELYTTGAAGEKGHHDFDMDAMAAEEPTYVLLNGEKYAITPDRYGAPTLEVGETARVFFVTGGPNLDSSFHPIGNVWDKVWQQGALAGPANRFVQTTPVKPGSAAVAEFHAEVPGPIKLVDHALSRVARKGMLGIINREGPKNPEVFDPDP; encoded by the coding sequence ATGTCAACGATTCCGACGGCAACGCGTCGGCGCGTACTCGAGGCGCTCGGTGCCGGGACCGCCGTGATGGCGGGGTGTGCCGCGCCGGGCGACCCGGACGGAGGACAGGCCACCGAACAGCCGACCGAACAGCGGACCGAACCCCAGGAACCAGCCATGAACCCTGCAAAGAGCACCGACGTAGACCGTGTCGCGGCCGACCCGACCGACATTCCCGACCCCATCGACCGCTCGACGCCGACGTCACACACCATCGAGATGACGACCAGCGAGGTCGTCGCCGAGGTCGAGCCGGGTGTCACCTATACCTACATGACCTTCGACGAGCAGATTCCGGGCCCGATGATACGGGTCCGCCAGGGTGACACCGTCGAGCTGACGGTCACCAACGAGTCCAGCAGCTCCATGCCGCACAACGTCGACCTCCACGCCGTCCGCGGAACTGGCGGCGGGGCGGAGGCCTCGATGGTCGCGCCCGGCGAGTCGGCGACGTTCAAGTTCAAGGCGACCTACCCCGGCGCGTTCATCTACCACTGTGCGGTCCCGAATCTGGACATGCACATCTCCTCGGGGATGTTCGGCCTGATCGTCGTCGAACCCAAGGAGGGACTCCCGGAGGTCGACAGGGAGTTCTACTTCGGTCAGAACGAACTGTACACGACCGGCGCGGCCGGCGAGAAGGGGCACCACGACTTCGACATGGACGCGATGGCGGCCGAAGAGCCGACCTACGTCCTGCTGAACGGCGAGAAGTACGCCATCACACCGGACCGCTACGGCGCGCCGACCCTCGAAGTCGGCGAGACTGCGCGGGTGTTCTTCGTCACCGGAGGACCGAACCTCGACTCCAGTTTCCACCCCATCGGCAACGTCTGGGACAAGGTCTGGCAACAGGGCGCGCTGGCCGGTCCGGCCAACCGGTTCGTCCAGACGACGCCGGTCAAGCCCGGGTCCGCCGCGGTCGCGGAGTTCCACGCCGAGGTGCCCGGCCCGATAAAACTCGTCGACCACGCCCTCTCGCGGGTCGCCCGCAAGGGGATGCTCGGCATCATCAACCGCGAGGGGCCGAAGAACCCCGAGGTGTTCGATCCCGACCCCTGA
- a CDS encoding CGCGG family rSAM-modified RiPP protein gives MFATRLWPLALQGPPMGLTDDDVSVTDHVHENSWSANLETADHAEDRALVTEGAVDAVAKTAPGHHVNLVTHAAHGHPESYLFPVLDERFGARIEYDYVQQCGCGGHVTRVQVD, from the coding sequence ATGTTCGCGACACGACTCTGGCCGCTGGCGCTGCAAGGCCCACCTATGGGCCTGACCGACGACGACGTGTCCGTGACGGACCACGTCCACGAGAACTCGTGGTCGGCGAACCTGGAGACGGCCGACCACGCCGAGGACCGGGCGCTGGTGACCGAGGGGGCGGTCGACGCCGTCGCGAAGACGGCACCGGGCCACCACGTGAACCTCGTCACCCACGCCGCACACGGCCACCCCGAATCGTACCTCTTCCCGGTCCTCGACGAGCGGTTCGGAGCACGCATCGAGTACGACTACGTCCAGCAGTGTGGCTGTGGCGGCCACGTCACGAGAGTGCAGGTCGACTGA
- a CDS encoding SRPBCC family protein: MERVTVSRHFETDPGTVRAAIADTAAFMRGAGFDAVDYDGDHLRIENRVGLFDVDLELRVVSDEDAALAYEQHEGVFDSMRTEYHVEAVAGGTTVTATTVYEMLDLAVVGKLLDASVVRRQRRKELNTQFDWLAERLE; encoded by the coding sequence ATGGAGCGTGTCACAGTCTCGCGGCACTTCGAGACCGACCCCGGGACCGTCCGGGCCGCGATAGCCGACACGGCCGCATTCATGCGCGGTGCGGGGTTCGACGCGGTGGACTACGACGGGGACCACCTGCGCATCGAGAACCGGGTCGGGCTGTTCGACGTCGACCTCGAACTCCGCGTCGTGTCGGACGAGGACGCGGCGCTCGCCTACGAGCAACACGAGGGCGTGTTCGACTCGATGCGGACCGAGTACCACGTCGAGGCGGTTGCCGGCGGCACGACGGTCACGGCGACCACGGTGTACGAGATGCTGGACCTCGCCGTCGTCGGTAAACTGCTCGATGCGAGTGTCGTCCGACGCCAGCGCCGAAAGGAACTGAACACACAGTTCGACTGGCTGGCCGAACGCCTGGAGTGA
- a CDS encoding helix-turn-helix domain-containing protein yields MPRAELTLTVPDDTWIGDVTRRYDEATVRILSAFADGDTGVGLAEVTAEDLPALLSDIETDDAVDSLELLGHRDETALIQFETTAPLLLFPVHSSGVPLEMPFTIQDGEARWDITAPQSRLSKLGEQLEAFGIPFNVERIEQRVESDRLLTERQRELVDAAVESGYYDTPRQCSLTDLSERVGLAKSTCSETLHRAEEQIIKEFIADEADGRSLF; encoded by the coding sequence ATGCCCCGCGCCGAACTCACGCTCACGGTGCCCGACGACACGTGGATTGGCGACGTCACCCGCCGGTACGACGAGGCGACGGTCCGAATCCTATCGGCGTTCGCCGACGGCGACACCGGCGTCGGGCTCGCCGAAGTCACCGCAGAGGACCTACCCGCACTGCTGAGCGACATCGAGACGGACGACGCCGTCGACTCGCTCGAACTGCTCGGCCACCGGGACGAGACCGCGCTGATACAGTTCGAGACCACCGCACCGCTGCTGCTGTTTCCGGTCCACAGCTCGGGCGTGCCACTGGAGATGCCGTTCACCATCCAGGACGGCGAGGCCCGGTGGGACATCACCGCGCCCCAGAGCCGACTCTCGAAGCTGGGTGAGCAGCTGGAGGCGTTCGGCATCCCGTTCAACGTCGAACGAATCGAACAGCGGGTCGAGTCCGACCGCCTCCTGACCGAGCGCCAGCGCGAACTCGTCGACGCCGCCGTCGAGTCGGGGTACTACGACACGCCCCGCCAGTGCTCGCTGACCGACCTCTCGGAACGGGTCGGGCTCGCGAAATCGACCTGTAGCGAGACGCTCCACCGTGCCGAGGAACAGATAATCAAGGAATTCATCGCGGACGAGGCGGACGGACGGTCGCTCTTCTGA
- a CDS encoding radical SAM protein encodes MFGDIDFDERPLVLIWELTQACELACKHCRADAQPRRHPDELTTTEGKALLDEARQFGEGQLVVLSGGDPLARDDVVELVDYGTDRGLQMTLTPSGTTSLTADALADLEAAGLRRLALSIDGGSETAHDGFRGEDGSFEATLRAVEAAREQGIPLQVNTTVCAETVEQLPAIRDLVADLGAVLWSVFFLVPVGRGRVLTPITSERAERVMEWLHDVADEARFGVKTTEAPHYRRVAAQRAGGEDDGLRRRRGVRAGKGFAFVSHTGEIYPSGFLPESAGNVREASLVDVYRDADLFEALRDDDALQGDCGACEFRTVCGGSRSRAYAHTGDALAEDPLCAYDPQSASEQAPADD; translated from the coding sequence ATGTTCGGGGACATCGACTTCGACGAGCGACCGCTGGTGCTCATCTGGGAACTGACGCAGGCCTGTGAGCTGGCCTGTAAACACTGTCGGGCCGACGCCCAGCCACGGCGTCACCCCGACGAACTCACCACAACCGAGGGCAAGGCGCTCCTGGACGAGGCCCGACAGTTCGGTGAGGGCCAGCTGGTCGTCCTCTCGGGGGGCGACCCGCTCGCACGCGACGACGTCGTCGAGCTGGTCGACTACGGGACCGACCGCGGCCTCCAGATGACGCTGACGCCGAGCGGAACGACGTCGCTGACCGCCGACGCGCTGGCCGACCTCGAGGCCGCCGGGCTCCGGCGACTGGCGCTGTCCATCGACGGCGGCAGCGAGACGGCCCACGACGGGTTCCGCGGCGAGGACGGCAGTTTCGAGGCAACCCTCCGGGCGGTCGAGGCCGCCCGCGAGCAGGGCATCCCGCTCCAGGTCAACACTACGGTCTGTGCGGAGACGGTCGAGCAGTTACCGGCCATCCGAGACCTCGTCGCCGACCTCGGGGCAGTGCTGTGGTCCGTCTTCTTCCTCGTCCCCGTCGGTCGGGGTCGGGTGCTGACGCCCATCACATCCGAGCGGGCAGAACGGGTGATGGAGTGGCTCCACGACGTGGCCGACGAGGCCCGCTTCGGCGTCAAGACCACCGAAGCGCCACACTACCGCCGGGTCGCCGCCCAGCGGGCGGGGGGCGAGGACGACGGACTCCGCCGGCGGAGGGGCGTCCGTGCGGGCAAAGGGTTCGCCTTCGTCAGCCACACCGGCGAGATCTATCCCTCGGGTTTCCTCCCCGAGTCGGCGGGGAACGTCCGCGAGGCGTCGCTCGTCGACGTCTACCGTGACGCCGACCTGTTCGAGGCGTTGCGCGACGACGACGCCCTGCAGGGAGACTGCGGGGCCTGTGAGTTCCGAACCGTCTGTGGCGGAAGCCGCTCGCGGGCCTACGCCCACACCGGCGACGCGCTCGCCGAGGACCCGCTCTGTGCGTACGACCCCCAGTCGGCGAGCGAGCAAGCCCCGGCCGACGACTGA
- the argS gene encoding arginine--tRNA ligase, producing the protein MFLQLRAEVEDALESALTRLDLPTDDLGIEEPPEDVDAVLASSAAFRLAGEVGAPPPEVAAQVADEIDLAALPYVSAVTTQGPYVNFLPSDAYFADTLDAATDADYGRLPARHERVVVEHTSANPTGPVHVGRARNPIIGDAIARVLDYAGYDVDRHYYVNDAGRQIAVFTWAYETFDESDLPDPERDSPEYEMVRYYRKGNQFLEEADPDRVEAAEAEVQAILQGLEDGDEDTYERVAEVVDTVLGGMRGTLSRLPAEFDEFVKETRFMRDGSTDDLVGRLKELDCAVYEEDAWQLDLPDFEKNLVFLRSDDTSLYTTRDLAHHEWKFDTYDRAVTVLGEDHKLQADQLSAALDLLGNDTDALRQVFYSWVNLPEGGMSTREGTGIDLDDLLDEAIDRAREEVESRLDDRTRNDLDADDVERIAHQVGVGAVRYDIVSKQPTKGITFEWDRALDFEAQSAPYVQYVHARCCGILSEARNRASDSRAVEPRDDDVEDEVPPAPDVDVLDEPAERDLLRVIARFPAVVDEAAADLQPHSVATYTRDLAETFNTFYRECPVLSADAETREARLALVAGTRHAVANALDVLGVEAPDSM; encoded by the coding sequence ATGTTCCTGCAGCTCCGCGCGGAGGTCGAGGACGCCCTCGAGTCCGCGCTCACGCGTCTCGACCTGCCGACCGACGACCTCGGTATCGAGGAGCCGCCGGAGGACGTCGACGCCGTCCTCGCCTCCAGCGCGGCCTTCCGCCTCGCCGGCGAGGTCGGGGCGCCGCCGCCCGAGGTCGCCGCCCAGGTCGCCGACGAGATAGACCTCGCGGCCCTGCCATACGTCAGCGCGGTCACGACACAGGGCCCCTACGTCAACTTCCTGCCCAGCGACGCGTACTTCGCGGACACGCTCGACGCCGCGACCGACGCCGACTACGGCCGGCTCCCCGCTCGCCACGAGCGCGTCGTCGTCGAACACACCTCGGCGAACCCTACCGGCCCAGTCCACGTCGGCCGGGCGCGCAACCCCATCATCGGGGACGCTATCGCCCGCGTGCTCGACTACGCCGGCTACGACGTCGACCGCCACTACTACGTCAACGACGCCGGTCGCCAGATTGCAGTGTTCACCTGGGCCTACGAGACGTTCGACGAGAGCGACCTGCCAGACCCGGAGCGTGACTCCCCGGAGTACGAGATGGTCCGGTACTACCGCAAAGGCAATCAGTTCTTAGAGGAAGCGGACCCGGACCGCGTCGAGGCGGCCGAAGCCGAGGTCCAGGCCATCCTTCAGGGCCTCGAAGACGGCGACGAGGACACCTACGAGCGGGTCGCCGAGGTGGTCGACACCGTGCTGGGCGGGATGCGCGGGACGCTCTCGCGCCTCCCCGCCGAGTTCGACGAGTTCGTCAAGGAGACGCGGTTCATGCGCGACGGCTCGACCGACGACCTGGTGGGTCGCCTGAAGGAACTGGACTGTGCGGTCTACGAGGAGGACGCCTGGCAACTGGACCTACCTGACTTCGAGAAGAACCTCGTCTTCCTGCGCTCCGACGACACCTCCCTCTACACGACCCGCGACCTCGCCCACCACGAGTGGAAGTTCGACACCTACGACCGCGCGGTGACGGTGCTGGGCGAGGACCACAAGCTCCAGGCCGACCAGCTCTCCGCGGCGCTGGACCTGCTGGGCAACGACACCGACGCCCTCCGGCAGGTGTTCTACTCCTGGGTCAACCTCCCCGAGGGCGGGATGAGCACCCGCGAGGGGACCGGCATCGACTTAGACGACCTGCTCGACGAGGCCATCGACCGCGCCCGCGAGGAGGTCGAGTCTCGCCTCGACGACCGGACCCGCAACGACCTCGACGCGGACGACGTCGAGCGCATCGCCCACCAGGTCGGCGTCGGGGCGGTCCGCTACGACATCGTCTCGAAACAGCCGACGAAGGGCATCACCTTCGAGTGGGACCGCGCGCTCGACTTCGAAGCCCAGTCGGCGCCGTACGTCCAGTACGTCCACGCGCGCTGCTGTGGCATTCTTAGCGAGGCGCGGAACCGCGCCTCGGACAGTCGAGCGGTGGAACCGCGAGACGACGACGTCGAAGACGAGGTTCCGCCCGCACCCGACGTCGACGTCCTCGACGAACCAGCGGAACGCGACCTCCTGCGGGTCATCGCGCGGTTCCCGGCCGTGGTCGACGAGGCCGCCGCCGACCTCCAGCCACACTCGGTCGCCACCTACACCAGGGACCTCGCGGAGACGTTCAACACCTTCTACCGGGAGTGTCCGGTGCTCTCGGCCGACGCGGAGACCCGCGAAGCGCGACTCGCACTCGTCGCCGGGACGCGTCACGCCGTCGCGAACGCGCTGGACGTGCTGGGCGTCGAGGCACCGGACTCGATGTAG
- a CDS encoding DUF2249 domain-containing protein: MSTETETVLTATNAPTDRATEYLDVRSLGPPEPLTETLETLADLGDDTVLLQRNDRAPQHLYPKLDQRGYAYETVETDEATVTAIWQE, from the coding sequence ATGTCGACGGAGACCGAGACCGTCCTCACGGCGACGAACGCACCGACCGACCGGGCGACCGAGTACCTGGACGTGCGCTCGCTGGGGCCGCCCGAGCCGCTGACCGAGACGCTGGAGACGCTGGCGGACCTCGGCGACGACACGGTCCTCCTCCAGCGCAACGACCGGGCCCCTCAGCATCTCTATCCGAAACTGGACCAGCGGGGCTACGCCTACGAGACCGTCGAAACCGACGAGGCGACGGTGACCGCCATCTGGCAGGAATGA